A single window of Flavobacterium aestivum DNA harbors:
- a CDS encoding phosphoglycerate kinase, with protein MKTLNNFDFNAKKAIIRVDFNVPLDENFNVTDATRIEAAKPTIDAILAHGGSVILMSHLGRPKGAEDKYSLRHILKTTSEILGVPVQFASNCIGEEAQNAAKNLLPGQVLLLENLRFHNEEEAGDVAFAKELASLGDIYVNDAFGTAHRAHASTTIIAQFFPTSKCFGTLLAKEIESLNKVLKNSEKPVTAVLGGSKVSSKITVIENILDKVDHMIIGGGMTFTFVKALGGQIGNSICEDDKQELALEILRVAKEKGVQVHIPVDVVAANSFSNTADTQIVDVDKIPEGWQGLDAGPKSLENFEKVIMESKTILWNGPLGVFEMENFAKGTIDLGNYIAASTANGAFSLVGGGDSVAAVKQFGLEDKMSYVSTGGGAMLEMLEGRVLPGIAAILD; from the coding sequence ATGAAGACTTTAAATAATTTTGATTTTAATGCTAAAAAGGCAATAATCCGTGTAGATTTTAACGTTCCTCTTGATGAGAACTTTAATGTTACTGATGCTACTCGAATTGAAGCTGCAAAGCCCACTATTGATGCTATTTTAGCTCATGGCGGGAGTGTAATTTTAATGTCTCACTTAGGTAGACCAAAAGGAGCTGAAGATAAATATTCATTGAGACATATTTTGAAAACTACTTCTGAGATTCTAGGAGTTCCAGTTCAATTTGCATCTAACTGTATAGGTGAAGAGGCTCAAAATGCTGCTAAAAATTTATTACCGGGTCAAGTTTTATTATTAGAAAATTTGCGTTTTCATAATGAAGAGGAAGCAGGAGATGTTGCTTTTGCTAAAGAGTTGGCTTCATTAGGAGATATCTATGTAAATGATGCATTTGGAACGGCACACAGAGCACACGCTTCAACTACTATAATTGCTCAATTTTTTCCAACAAGCAAATGTTTTGGAACATTATTGGCAAAAGAAATAGAGAGCTTAAATAAGGTATTGAAAAATAGTGAAAAACCAGTAACGGCTGTTCTTGGAGGATCAAAAGTTTCATCTAAAATTACTGTTATAGAAAATATTTTGGACAAAGTAGATCACATGATTATTGGAGGTGGAATGACATTTACTTTTGTAAAAGCTTTAGGTGGACAAATAGGAAATTCTATTTGTGAAGATGACAAACAAGAGTTGGCACTCGAAATTTTAAGAGTAGCCAAAGAAAAAGGAGTTCAGGTTCATATTCCGGTTGATGTTGTTGCTGCCAATAGCTTCTCTAATACAGCAGATACACAAATAGTCGATGTTGACAAAATTCCTGAAGGATGGCAAGGTCTTGATGCGGGACCAAAATCATTGGAAAACTTCGAAAAAGTGATTATGGAGTCTAAAACAATTCTTTGGAATGGTCCATTAGGCGTTTTTGAAATGGAAAATTTTGCTAAAGGAACTATCGATTTAGGTAATTATATCGCTGCATCAACTGCAAATGGTGCTTTTTCACTTGTAGGTGGAGGAGATTCAGTAGCTGCAGTAAAACAATTTGGTCTTGAAGACAAAATGAGTTACGTTTCTACTGGTGGAGGTGCTATGTTAGAAATGCTTGAGGGTAGAGTATTACCTGGAATAGCTGCTATTTTAGACTAA